From a single Triplophysa rosa linkage group LG17, Trosa_1v2, whole genome shotgun sequence genomic region:
- the rnf10 gene encoding RING finger protein 10 isoform X1, with amino-acid sequence MLESSAALSPEFGLNMEKNPNANNSSNTKIPPRSGSTGPTPTDSKTKTDGKNNGGSKRYTRKREPTFPKGESFPGPRRSQPHKSKNFDKRPPQRGGGGDRQYGLTGGGRREEVVENRRAEFSPAQFAGPKKISLNHLLNFTFEPRGGHLGSGGDGHSCWGRRNKWGHKHKPFNKELFLQANCQFVVIDDQDYQAHFTDPDTLVDWDCVQQVRINSHEVPSCPICLYPPVAAHMTRCGHIYCWPCMLHYLSLSEKSWSKCPICYEAVHSTDLKSVVAMETHQYVTGDVITMRLMRREKGSLVALPSAQWIKVEEPIRFGDVHLSSYSKLLLASKGQVWGLLAEEREALQMQLSQEKDDPQACFIQSALLMLQEREEGLLKSRRKDDASADIADMRKLSLCENPSPEVTCVKNIQSCKPVLQYASAFDDEIQGAHEEKVEETAPRHVSEGAEEMPAGSVEDKPVEETSQSGQNEAGPPQNSNHGPYYYFYQAEDGQQMFLHPVNVRCLLREYGSLENSPQSITATVVEIDGQTVTEDIRRRHRYLSHLPLTCEFSLCELNLQPPIVSKETLDSFSDDLEKRKRLRQKKARDEKRREKRIEMEENRKQGKYPEVHIGLENLQQFPAFGSPPHYSPLAQPPEFLLGPPSPLSSSPSSDGVMFPNLSEHSPSVSVATSVEEDSHCMSFAQMLKDGRARVDGGPKTTPKKGCVDMFLALPPADSDGESDGSDRVPVPNFQNSFSQAFEAALSQLDHGNQTPAHAIPINEEKGGKKKKKKQKLLFSTSMVHTK; translated from the exons ATGCTAGAGAGCTCGGCGGCTCTCTCACCGGAGTTCGGCCTCAACATGGAGAAAAACCCAAATGCCAACAACAGCAGCAACACGAAGATCCCGCCCCGTTCTGGCTCAACAGGCCCGACTCCTACAGATTCTAAGACCAAAACAG ATGGTAAAAATAATGGGGGCTCAAAGCGCTACACCCGTAAGCGTGAGCCCACTTTTCCCAAGGGTGAGAGCTTTCCGGGCCCACGCCGCTCCCAGCCGCATAAAAGCAAGAATTTTGACAAGAGACCCCCTCAGAGAGGTGGCGGTGGGGATCGACAGTATGGACTCACTGGTGGTGGGAGAAGAGAAGAG GTAGTAGAGAACCGCCGGGCAGAGTTTAGCCCGGCTCAATTTGCTGGACCGAAGAAGATAAGTCTGAATCACCTGCTCAACTTCACGTTCGAGCCACGAGGAGGCCATTTAGGCTCCGGAGGAGATGGCCATTCCTGCTGGGGTCGCCGCAACAAGTGGGGTCACAAACACAAGCCTTTTAACAAGGAGCTGTTCCTGCAGGCTAA TTGCCAGTTTGTGGTAATTGATGATCAGGACTATCAAGCCCACTTCACGGATCCAGACACTTTGGTGGACTGGGACTGTGTGCAGCAAGTG CGCATCAACAGTCACGAGGTGCCGTCGTGTCCGATCTGCCTGTATCCCCCTGTGGCGGCCCACATGACGCGTTGTGGCCACATTTATTGTTGGCCGTGTATGCTGCACTACCTCTCTCTGAGTGAGAAGAGTTGGTCCAAGTGCCCCATTTGTTATGAGGCCGTGCACAGCACTGACCTCAAGAG TGTGGTTGCCATGGAGACCCATCAGTACGTGACCGGTGATGTCATCACTATGCGTCTGATGCGGAGAGAGAAAGGATCGCTGGTGGCTCTTCCTAGCGCCCAGTGGATTAAAGTAGAGGAGCCGATTCGTTTTGGAG ATGTGCATTTGAGTTCATACTCTAAGCTACTGTTGGCATCTAAGGGGCAGGTTTGGGGTTTGCTGGCTGAAGAGAGGGAGGCTCTCCAGATGCAGCTCAGCCAGGAGAAAGACGACCCACAGGCCTGTTTCATACAGAGCGCATTACTAATGCTACAG GAACGAGAGGAGGGACTCCTGAAGTCTCGCCGTAAGGACGATGCCTCTGCTGACATAGCAGATATGAGGAAACTGTCTCTCTGTGAGAACCCCTCTCCAGAGGTGACCTGTGTCAAGAACATCCAAAGCTGCAAG CCTGTGCTGCAGTATGCCTCAGCATTTGATGATGAGATACAGGGGGCTCACGAGGAAAAGGTGGAAGAAACGGCTCCTCGGCATGTTTCTGAGGGGGCTGAAGAGATGCCTGCAGGATCTGTTGAGGATAAACCTGTTGAAGAGACCTCTCAGAGCGGTCAGAATGAAGCAGGCCCACCACAGAACTCTAATCATGGCCCATATTACTACTTCTATCAAG CCGAAGATGGTCAGCAGATGTTCCTGCATCCAGTGAATGTGCGCTGTCTGTTGAGGGAATATGGAAGTTTGGAGAACAGCCCTCAGTCTATCACCGCTACTGTAGTGGAGATTGATGGACAGACTGTCACTGAG GATATTCGTCGCAGGCACCGTTATCTTTCTCACCTGCCGCTCACGTGCGAGTTCAGCCTCTGTGAACTCAACCTTCAGCCACCGATTGTCTCCAAAGAGACCCTGGACAGCTTCTCAG ATGACTTGGAGAAACGGAAGCGCCTGAGGCAGAAGAAGGCGAGGGATGAGAAAAGAAGGGAGAAGAGGATTGAGATGGAGGAGAACCGAAAACAAGGCAAAT ATCCAGAGGTGCACATTGGACTTGAGAACCTCCAGCAGTTTCCTGCTTTTGGATCTCCTCCTCATTACAGCCCACTAGCGCAACCCCCAGAGTTCCTGTTGGGACCACCCTCTCCTCTGAGCAGCAGCCCTTCTTCCg ATGGAGTGATGTTTCCCAATCTGAGTGAACACAGTCCCTCTGTCAGTGTCGCTACTAGTGTAGAGGAGGATTCTCACTGCATGTCCTTTGCTCAG ATGCTGAAAGATGGGAGAGCTCGTGTGGATGGTGGGCCTAAGACCACCCCAAAGAAAG GGTGTGTGGACATGTTCCTGGCCCTTCCACCAGCAGACAGTGATGGAGAGAGTGACGGCTCTGATCGGGTCCCTGTACCCAATTTCCAGAACTCTTTCAGTCAAGCCTTCGAGGCGGCTCTGTCTCAGCTGGATCACGGTAATCAAACCCCAGCACATGCTATTCCTATCAACG aggagaaaggggggaagaaaaagaagaaaaagcagAAGTTGCTCTTCAGCACCTCAATGGTTCACACAAAGTAA
- the zgc:152830 gene encoding putative aminopeptidase W07G4.4 yields MSVSIQPIESTTDCKDQNFDGIIVIGHTFDQLPNELECLKAPLQDYSAVDGGLGEEVVVVKVPGLPGNRLVFASTGPVNRDYDDVRRFSDAASNGIKRAMKAGVQRPLLVCPPHNSYARNTLAAVLGALQALYVPLEVRELKSTLHKVSTLGIWVKNQPQGKEMVELATALESGRYVYRDIGGSDPERMAAPRVAEYVQAVFKDSPVKVTVLSDLNTLEKEYPCLAAVNRCANTVPRHQARVIKLLYSGEGPIQQTLMVVGKGITYDTGGADIKAGGIMAGMHRDKCGSAAVAGFFQILAKLKPKHLKVVGAMAMVRNSVGSDCYVADELVVSRAGRRIRVGNTDAEGRMVMVDLLCEMKEQAVREVSPHLFTIATLTGHAIRAMGPNYSIIMDNGAAHRSENAREWQKAGEVLGDLFEVSTIRREDYEFHKGKSEYEEILQANNLPSSATPRGHQTPAAFLIMASGLDKHGVDSDKPLPYSHIDIAGSSGPFPGVPTGAPILAMATKYLQL; encoded by the exons ATGTCTGTAAG TATCCAGCCCATCGAGTCCACGACTGACTGCAAGGATCAGAA TTTTGATGGCATTATCGTGATAGGCCATACTTTTGACCAGCTCCCTAATGAACTCGAGTGTTTAAAAGCGCCCTTGCAGGACTACAGTGCA GTGGACGGCGGTTTGGGGGAAGAAGTCGTGGTCGTCAAGGTTCCTGGTCTCCCTGGAAACAGATTGGTATTTGCCTCCACTGGTCCAGTGAACCGGGATTACGATGACGTCAGGCGGTTCAGCGATGCTGCCAGTAATGGCATTAAAAG GGCTATGAAAGCTGGCGTTCAGCGCCCTCTGCTGGTGTGTCCTCCACATAACAGCTATGCAAGAAACACCCTGGCGGCTGTGCTGGGAGCCCTGCAAGCTCTCTATGTG CCACTGGAGGTAAGAGAACTGAAGTCGACCCTTCACAAAGTCTCTACGCTGGGCATCTGGGTGAAGAATCAGCCGCAGGGAAAAGAAATGGTGGAGCTGGCCACTGCCCTGGAGAGCGGAAG ATACGTTTATCGGGATATTGGCGGCTCTGACCCTGAGCGTATGGCAGCTCCTCGTGTAGCTGAGTATGTTCAAGCCGTCTTTAAGGACAGTCCTGTAAAG GTGACAGTCTTAAGTGATTTGAACACTCTGGAGAAAGAATATCCCTGTTTGGCAGCGGTCAACCGATGTGCTAACA CTGTGCCACGTCATCAGGCCAGAGTCATCAAACTGCTGTACTCTGGCGAAGGACCCATTCAACAGACTCTTATGGTGGTTGGCAAG GGCATTACGTATGACACTGGTGGAGCTGACATCAAAGCCGGTGGCATCATGGCTGGGATGCACAGAGATAAATGTGGCTCTGCTGCTGTTGCTGGATTCTTTCAG ATCTTAGCCAAACTGAAGCCAAAACACCTGAAGGTTGTGGGTGCGATGGCCATGGTGCGGAACAGTGTCGGGTCTG ATTGTTATGTAGCGGATGAGTTGGTAGTGTCTCGTGCCGGTCGTAGAATCCGTGTTGGAAACACGGATGCTGAAGGAAGGATGGTCATGGTGGACCTGCTTTGTGAGATGAAAGAGCAG GCTGTGCGGGAAGTGTCTCCTCATCTCTTCACCATTGCCACTCTGACAGGACACGCTATCAGAGCCATGGGCCCTAACTACTCG ATTATTATGGATAATGGTGCTGCTCACCGGTCTGAAAATGCTCGGGAGTGGCAGaaag cGGGAGAGGTTCTTGGAGACTTGTTTGAGGTGTCCACAATTCGCCGGGAGGACTACGAGTTTCACAAAGGGAAGTCTGAGTATGAAGAAATCCTGCAGGCAAACAATCTGCCCTCTTCTGCAACACCACGTGGACATCAGACACCTGCTGCCTTCCTCATCATGGCCTCTGGACTGGATAAG CATGGAGTGGACTCAGATAAACCTCTGCCATATTCCCATATTGACATTGCTGGATCCAGCGGCCCATTCCCTGGCGTGCCAACAGGTGCGCCTATCCTGGCCATGGCGACAAAGTACCTACAGCTTTAA
- the fahd2a gene encoding fumarylacetoacetate hydrolase domain-containing protein 2A isoform X4, giving the protein MRLLCGSLLSLRRFNAVFSTGTIRRATSSATMRLVQFCHVGDEGRVRVGVEQAEGQGVIDLKAFDPSMPSTMREFLEMGKSGMDCAERALSSGQCVVPRSDVRLLSPVTGPEKVVCVGMNYRDHCLEQNAPIPKEPIIFSKFPSTITGPYDDIILPEESTEVDWEVELAFVIGRKGKHIKEEDALSYVAGFTVANDVSARDWQMKRNGKQWLLGKTFDTFCPLGPAIVTTSALKDVHHLGIRCLVNGAVVQDSNTSQLIFQTQKLVAWVSRFVTLCPGDVFLSGTPPGVGVFRNPPVFLK; this is encoded by the exons ATGAGATTGCTGTGTGGCTCACTGCTCAGTTTGAGGAGATTCAATGCTGTGTTCTCTACAGGGACGATAAGAAGAGCCACAAGCTCAGCCACCATGCGACTAGTCCAGTTCTGCCATGTAGGAGACGAGGGGCGTGTCAGGGTCGGGGTGGAGCAAGCAGAAGGTCAGGGGGTCATTGATCTGAAAGCTTTTGACCCCTCCATGCCTTCCACAATGAGAGAGTTTCTAGAGATGGGGAAAAGTGGAATGGACTGCGCTGAGAG GGCTTTGTCCAGCGGTCAGTGTGTCGTGCCACGGTCAGATGTCAGGTTGCTCTCGCCAGTCACTGGCCCAGAGAAGGTGGTGTGTGTGGGTATGAACTACAGAGACCACTGTCTGGAGCAGAACGCCCCGATTCCTAAAGAGCCCATTATTTTCAGCAAGTTCCCCTCCACCATCACTGGTCCTTATGATGACATAATACTACCAGAGGAGAGTACG GAAGTGGACTGGGAGGTGGAGTTGGCCTTTGTGATTGGACGAAAAGGAAAGCATATTAAG GAGGAAGACGCCCTGTCCTATGTTGCAGGTTTTACAGTAGCTAATGATGTCAGCGCTCGGGATTGGCAGATGaaacggaacgggaagcagtgGCTGCTGGGTAAAACATTCGACACATTTTGTCCCCTCGGGCCAGCGATCGTCACCACTTCAGCACTGAAAG ATGTTCATCATCTGGGTATCCGCTGTCTGGTGAATGGAGCTGTAGTTCAGGACAGTAACACCAGTCAATTGATCTTTCAGACACAGAAGCTGGTGGCGTGGGTCTCACG GTTTGTGACTCTCTGTCCAGGTGATGTGTTTTTGAGcggaacacctccaggtgtggGGGTCTTTAGAAATCCACCTGTCTTTTTAAAG
- the fahd2a gene encoding fumarylacetoacetate hydrolase domain-containing protein 2A isoform X2: MRLVQFCHVGDEGRVRVGVEQAEGQGVIDLKAFDPSMPSTMREFLEMGKSGMDCAERALSSGQCVVPRSDVRLLSPVTGPEKVVCVGMNYRDHCLEQNAPIPKEPIIFSKFPSTITGPYDDIILPEESTEVDWEVELAFVIGRKGKHIKEEDALSYVAGFTVANDVSARDWQMKRNGKQWLLGKTFDTFCPLGPAIVTTSALKDVHHLGIRCLVNGAVVQDSNTSQLIFQTQKLVAWVSRFVTLCPGDVFLSGTPPGVGVFRNPPVFLKVGHAASVQHYTIIAIQAPERALGSTAGLVWILHQYPLSFYELLLLWSIEKKPPLKQLWLHFTVRLYLLTLVNALANMN, encoded by the exons ATGCGACTAGTCCAGTTCTGCCATGTAGGAGACGAGGGGCGTGTCAGGGTCGGGGTGGAGCAAGCAGAAGGTCAGGGGGTCATTGATCTGAAAGCTTTTGACCCCTCCATGCCTTCCACAATGAGAGAGTTTCTAGAGATGGGGAAAAGTGGAATGGACTGCGCTGAGAG GGCTTTGTCCAGCGGTCAGTGTGTCGTGCCACGGTCAGATGTCAGGTTGCTCTCGCCAGTCACTGGCCCAGAGAAGGTGGTGTGTGTGGGTATGAACTACAGAGACCACTGTCTGGAGCAGAACGCCCCGATTCCTAAAGAGCCCATTATTTTCAGCAAGTTCCCCTCCACCATCACTGGTCCTTATGATGACATAATACTACCAGAGGAGAGTACG GAAGTGGACTGGGAGGTGGAGTTGGCCTTTGTGATTGGACGAAAAGGAAAGCATATTAAG GAGGAAGACGCCCTGTCCTATGTTGCAGGTTTTACAGTAGCTAATGATGTCAGCGCTCGGGATTGGCAGATGaaacggaacgggaagcagtgGCTGCTGGGTAAAACATTCGACACATTTTGTCCCCTCGGGCCAGCGATCGTCACCACTTCAGCACTGAAAG ATGTTCATCATCTGGGTATCCGCTGTCTGGTGAATGGAGCTGTAGTTCAGGACAGTAACACCAGTCAATTGATCTTTCAGACACAGAAGCTGGTGGCGTGGGTCTCACG GTTTGTGACTCTCTGTCCAGGTGATGTGTTTTTGAGcggaacacctccaggtgtggGGGTCTTTAGAAATCCACCTGTCTTTTTAAAG GTTGGACATGCGGCATCTGTTCAGCATTACACCATCATTGCAATCCAGGCACCTGAAAGGGCTCTTGGATCGACTGCAGGGCTTGTCTGGATATTACATCAATACCCTTTATCATTTTATGAACTACTGCTGCTATGGTCAATAGAAAAAAAACCACCTCTAAAACAACTTTGGTTACACTTTACCgtgaggttgtatttgttaacattagtaaatgcattagctaacatgaactaa
- the rnf10 gene encoding RING finger protein 10 isoform X2, with protein MLESSAALSPEFGLNMEKNPNANNSSNTKIPPRSGSTGPTPTDSKTKTDGKNNGGSKRYTRKREPTFPKGESFPGPRRSQPHKSKNFDKRPPQRGGGGDRQYGLTGGGRREEVVENRRAEFSPAQFAGPKKISLNHLLNFTFEPRGGHLGSGGDGHSCWGRRNKWGHKHKPFNKELFLQANCQFVVIDDQDYQAHFTDPDTLVDWDCVQQVRINSHEVPSCPICLYPPVAAHMTRCGHIYCWPCMLHYLSLSEKSWSKCPICYEAVHSTDLKSVVAMETHQYVTGDVITMRLMRREKGSLVALPSAQWIKVEEPIRFGDVHLSSYSKLLLASKGQVWGLLAEEREALQMQLSQEKDDPQACFIQSALLMLQEREEGLLKSRRKDDASADIADMRKLSLCENPSPEVTCVKNIQSCKPVLQYASAFDDEIQGAHEEKVEETAPRHVSEGAEEMPAGSVEDKPVEETSQSGQNEAGPPQNSNHGPYYYFYQAEDGQQMFLHPVNVRCLLREYGSLENSPQSITATVVEIDGQTVTEDIRRRHRYLSHLPLTCEFSLCELNLQPPIVSKETLDSFSDDLEKRKRLRQKKARDEKRREKRIEMEENRKQGKYPEVHIGLENLQQFPAFGSPPHYSPLAQPPEFLLGPPSPLSSSPSSDGVMFPNLSEHSPSVSVATSVEEDSHCMSFAQMLKDGRARVDGGPKTTPKKGCVDMFLALPPADSDGESDGSDRVPVPNFQNSFSQAFEAALSQLDHEEKGGKKKKKKQKLLFSTSMVHTK; from the exons ATGCTAGAGAGCTCGGCGGCTCTCTCACCGGAGTTCGGCCTCAACATGGAGAAAAACCCAAATGCCAACAACAGCAGCAACACGAAGATCCCGCCCCGTTCTGGCTCAACAGGCCCGACTCCTACAGATTCTAAGACCAAAACAG ATGGTAAAAATAATGGGGGCTCAAAGCGCTACACCCGTAAGCGTGAGCCCACTTTTCCCAAGGGTGAGAGCTTTCCGGGCCCACGCCGCTCCCAGCCGCATAAAAGCAAGAATTTTGACAAGAGACCCCCTCAGAGAGGTGGCGGTGGGGATCGACAGTATGGACTCACTGGTGGTGGGAGAAGAGAAGAG GTAGTAGAGAACCGCCGGGCAGAGTTTAGCCCGGCTCAATTTGCTGGACCGAAGAAGATAAGTCTGAATCACCTGCTCAACTTCACGTTCGAGCCACGAGGAGGCCATTTAGGCTCCGGAGGAGATGGCCATTCCTGCTGGGGTCGCCGCAACAAGTGGGGTCACAAACACAAGCCTTTTAACAAGGAGCTGTTCCTGCAGGCTAA TTGCCAGTTTGTGGTAATTGATGATCAGGACTATCAAGCCCACTTCACGGATCCAGACACTTTGGTGGACTGGGACTGTGTGCAGCAAGTG CGCATCAACAGTCACGAGGTGCCGTCGTGTCCGATCTGCCTGTATCCCCCTGTGGCGGCCCACATGACGCGTTGTGGCCACATTTATTGTTGGCCGTGTATGCTGCACTACCTCTCTCTGAGTGAGAAGAGTTGGTCCAAGTGCCCCATTTGTTATGAGGCCGTGCACAGCACTGACCTCAAGAG TGTGGTTGCCATGGAGACCCATCAGTACGTGACCGGTGATGTCATCACTATGCGTCTGATGCGGAGAGAGAAAGGATCGCTGGTGGCTCTTCCTAGCGCCCAGTGGATTAAAGTAGAGGAGCCGATTCGTTTTGGAG ATGTGCATTTGAGTTCATACTCTAAGCTACTGTTGGCATCTAAGGGGCAGGTTTGGGGTTTGCTGGCTGAAGAGAGGGAGGCTCTCCAGATGCAGCTCAGCCAGGAGAAAGACGACCCACAGGCCTGTTTCATACAGAGCGCATTACTAATGCTACAG GAACGAGAGGAGGGACTCCTGAAGTCTCGCCGTAAGGACGATGCCTCTGCTGACATAGCAGATATGAGGAAACTGTCTCTCTGTGAGAACCCCTCTCCAGAGGTGACCTGTGTCAAGAACATCCAAAGCTGCAAG CCTGTGCTGCAGTATGCCTCAGCATTTGATGATGAGATACAGGGGGCTCACGAGGAAAAGGTGGAAGAAACGGCTCCTCGGCATGTTTCTGAGGGGGCTGAAGAGATGCCTGCAGGATCTGTTGAGGATAAACCTGTTGAAGAGACCTCTCAGAGCGGTCAGAATGAAGCAGGCCCACCACAGAACTCTAATCATGGCCCATATTACTACTTCTATCAAG CCGAAGATGGTCAGCAGATGTTCCTGCATCCAGTGAATGTGCGCTGTCTGTTGAGGGAATATGGAAGTTTGGAGAACAGCCCTCAGTCTATCACCGCTACTGTAGTGGAGATTGATGGACAGACTGTCACTGAG GATATTCGTCGCAGGCACCGTTATCTTTCTCACCTGCCGCTCACGTGCGAGTTCAGCCTCTGTGAACTCAACCTTCAGCCACCGATTGTCTCCAAAGAGACCCTGGACAGCTTCTCAG ATGACTTGGAGAAACGGAAGCGCCTGAGGCAGAAGAAGGCGAGGGATGAGAAAAGAAGGGAGAAGAGGATTGAGATGGAGGAGAACCGAAAACAAGGCAAAT ATCCAGAGGTGCACATTGGACTTGAGAACCTCCAGCAGTTTCCTGCTTTTGGATCTCCTCCTCATTACAGCCCACTAGCGCAACCCCCAGAGTTCCTGTTGGGACCACCCTCTCCTCTGAGCAGCAGCCCTTCTTCCg ATGGAGTGATGTTTCCCAATCTGAGTGAACACAGTCCCTCTGTCAGTGTCGCTACTAGTGTAGAGGAGGATTCTCACTGCATGTCCTTTGCTCAG ATGCTGAAAGATGGGAGAGCTCGTGTGGATGGTGGGCCTAAGACCACCCCAAAGAAAG GGTGTGTGGACATGTTCCTGGCCCTTCCACCAGCAGACAGTGATGGAGAGAGTGACGGCTCTGATCGGGTCCCTGTACCCAATTTCCAGAACTCTTTCAGTCAAGCCTTCGAGGCGGCTCTGTCTCAGCTGGATCACG aggagaaaggggggaagaaaaagaagaaaaagcagAAGTTGCTCTTCAGCACCTCAATGGTTCACACAAAGTAA
- the fahd2a gene encoding fumarylacetoacetate hydrolase domain-containing protein 2A isoform X1 → MRLLCGSLLSLRRFNAVFSTGTIRRATSSATMRLVQFCHVGDEGRVRVGVEQAEGQGVIDLKAFDPSMPSTMREFLEMGKSGMDCAERALSSGQCVVPRSDVRLLSPVTGPEKVVCVGMNYRDHCLEQNAPIPKEPIIFSKFPSTITGPYDDIILPEESTEVDWEVELAFVIGRKGKHIKEEDALSYVAGFTVANDVSARDWQMKRNGKQWLLGKTFDTFCPLGPAIVTTSALKDVHHLGIRCLVNGAVVQDSNTSQLIFQTQKLVAWVSRFVTLCPGDVFLSGTPPGVGVFRNPPVFLKVGHAASVQHYTIIAIQAPERALGSTAGLVWILHQYPLSFYELLLLWSIEKKPPLKQLWLHFTVRLYLLTLVNALANMN, encoded by the exons ATGAGATTGCTGTGTGGCTCACTGCTCAGTTTGAGGAGATTCAATGCTGTGTTCTCTACAGGGACGATAAGAAGAGCCACAAGCTCAGCCACCATGCGACTAGTCCAGTTCTGCCATGTAGGAGACGAGGGGCGTGTCAGGGTCGGGGTGGAGCAAGCAGAAGGTCAGGGGGTCATTGATCTGAAAGCTTTTGACCCCTCCATGCCTTCCACAATGAGAGAGTTTCTAGAGATGGGGAAAAGTGGAATGGACTGCGCTGAGAG GGCTTTGTCCAGCGGTCAGTGTGTCGTGCCACGGTCAGATGTCAGGTTGCTCTCGCCAGTCACTGGCCCAGAGAAGGTGGTGTGTGTGGGTATGAACTACAGAGACCACTGTCTGGAGCAGAACGCCCCGATTCCTAAAGAGCCCATTATTTTCAGCAAGTTCCCCTCCACCATCACTGGTCCTTATGATGACATAATACTACCAGAGGAGAGTACG GAAGTGGACTGGGAGGTGGAGTTGGCCTTTGTGATTGGACGAAAAGGAAAGCATATTAAG GAGGAAGACGCCCTGTCCTATGTTGCAGGTTTTACAGTAGCTAATGATGTCAGCGCTCGGGATTGGCAGATGaaacggaacgggaagcagtgGCTGCTGGGTAAAACATTCGACACATTTTGTCCCCTCGGGCCAGCGATCGTCACCACTTCAGCACTGAAAG ATGTTCATCATCTGGGTATCCGCTGTCTGGTGAATGGAGCTGTAGTTCAGGACAGTAACACCAGTCAATTGATCTTTCAGACACAGAAGCTGGTGGCGTGGGTCTCACG GTTTGTGACTCTCTGTCCAGGTGATGTGTTTTTGAGcggaacacctccaggtgtggGGGTCTTTAGAAATCCACCTGTCTTTTTAAAG GTTGGACATGCGGCATCTGTTCAGCATTACACCATCATTGCAATCCAGGCACCTGAAAGGGCTCTTGGATCGACTGCAGGGCTTGTCTGGATATTACATCAATACCCTTTATCATTTTATGAACTACTGCTGCTATGGTCAATAGAAAAAAAACCACCTCTAAAACAACTTTGGTTACACTTTACCgtgaggttgtatttgttaacattagtaaatgcattagctaacatgaactaa
- the fahd2a gene encoding fumarylacetoacetate hydrolase domain-containing protein 2A isoform X3, translating into MRLLCGSLLSLRRFNAVFSTGTIRRATSSATMRLVQFCHVGDEGRVRVGVEQAEGQGVIDLKAFDPSMPSTMREFLEMGKSGMDCAERALSSGQCVVPRSDVRLLSPVTGPEKVVCVGMNYRDHCLEQNAPIPKEPIIFSKFPSTITGPYDDIILPEESTEVDWEVELAFVIGRKGKHIKEEDALSYVAGFTVANDVSARDWQMKRNGKQWLLGKTFDTFCPLGPAIVTTSALKDVHHLGIRCLVNGAVVQDSNTSQLIFQTQKLVAWVSRFVTLCPGDVFLSGTPPGVGVFRNPPVFLKKGDVVECQIDEIGSIKNNVV; encoded by the exons ATGAGATTGCTGTGTGGCTCACTGCTCAGTTTGAGGAGATTCAATGCTGTGTTCTCTACAGGGACGATAAGAAGAGCCACAAGCTCAGCCACCATGCGACTAGTCCAGTTCTGCCATGTAGGAGACGAGGGGCGTGTCAGGGTCGGGGTGGAGCAAGCAGAAGGTCAGGGGGTCATTGATCTGAAAGCTTTTGACCCCTCCATGCCTTCCACAATGAGAGAGTTTCTAGAGATGGGGAAAAGTGGAATGGACTGCGCTGAGAG GGCTTTGTCCAGCGGTCAGTGTGTCGTGCCACGGTCAGATGTCAGGTTGCTCTCGCCAGTCACTGGCCCAGAGAAGGTGGTGTGTGTGGGTATGAACTACAGAGACCACTGTCTGGAGCAGAACGCCCCGATTCCTAAAGAGCCCATTATTTTCAGCAAGTTCCCCTCCACCATCACTGGTCCTTATGATGACATAATACTACCAGAGGAGAGTACG GAAGTGGACTGGGAGGTGGAGTTGGCCTTTGTGATTGGACGAAAAGGAAAGCATATTAAG GAGGAAGACGCCCTGTCCTATGTTGCAGGTTTTACAGTAGCTAATGATGTCAGCGCTCGGGATTGGCAGATGaaacggaacgggaagcagtgGCTGCTGGGTAAAACATTCGACACATTTTGTCCCCTCGGGCCAGCGATCGTCACCACTTCAGCACTGAAAG ATGTTCATCATCTGGGTATCCGCTGTCTGGTGAATGGAGCTGTAGTTCAGGACAGTAACACCAGTCAATTGATCTTTCAGACACAGAAGCTGGTGGCGTGGGTCTCACG GTTTGTGACTCTCTGTCCAGGTGATGTGTTTTTGAGcggaacacctccaggtgtggGGGTCTTTAGAAATCCACCTGTCTTTTTAAAG AAGGGAGATGTTGTGGAGTGTCAGATTGATGAGATCGGCTCTATAAAGAACAATGTGGTATAA